In a single window of the Coffea eugenioides isolate CCC68of chromosome 3, Ceug_1.0, whole genome shotgun sequence genome:
- the LOC113766250 gene encoding uncharacterized protein LOC113766250 produces the protein MIDSGDILLRRKGEQRPNISKNPLPDHGSTVGAIIANKDFVDPTQFIIDETELFDIMEADHVRMRKLLSTEESMTKNIDDIFEKKSKSLVLEKEVIMSEKEDLVEEVEIDVSQLFVGLLARKGHQRPQMNGVVEAANKNLKKIIRKIVEAHRDWHERLPYTLMAYRMAIRTSTEATPYSLMYGMEAVLLTEVEIPSLRILMEAQIEEDEWVRERYEQLSLIDEKRLNDVCHGQCYQRRMARTYNKKAKPCLFEVRDKVLKGILPMLEEVKGKFAPNWQ, from the exons ATGATTGACTCTGGAGACATCCTTCTCAGAAGAAAGGGAGAACAGAGACCAAATATCAGTAAGAATCCTTTACCTGATCATGGGAGCACAGTAGGGGCTATCATTGCTAATAAAGATTTTGTCGACCCCACGCAGTTCATTATAGATGAAACTGAGCTGTTTGACATAATGGAAGCTGATCATGTGAGAATGAGAAAACTGCTGTCTACTGAAGAATCCATGACTAAAAATATAGATgatatttttgagaaaaagtcAAAATCTCTTGTGCTTGAAAAAGAGGTAATCATGTCGGAGAAGGAGGATCTTGTTGAAGAGGTTGAAATAGATGTATCACAATTGTTCGTTGGGTTACTTGCAAGGAAGGGTCATCAGAG gcctcagatgaatggagttGTGGAAGCCGCAAATAAGAATTTGAAAAAGATCATTAGAAAGATAGTAGAAGCACACCGGGATTGGCATGAAAGACTGCCTTATACATTGATGGCATATAGAATGGCGATTAGGACTTCCACCGAAGCAACTCCTTACTCTCttatgtatggaatggaagcagTATTGCTTACAGAagttgaaattccttccttACGCATTCTAATGGAAGCTCAAATAGAAGAAGATGAATGGGTCAGGGAACGCTATGAGCAGTTGTCTCTAATTGATGAAAAGAGGTTGAATGACGTCTGTCACGGACAATGTTATCAGCGAAGAATGGCTCGTACTTATAACAAAAAAGCTAAGCCTTGTTTGTTTGAAGTCCGAGATAAGGTTTTAAAAGGAATTCTTCCAATGCTAGAGGAGGTTAAAGGAAAGTTTGCTCCCAATTGGCAATGA